In one Bosea sp. RAC05 genomic region, the following are encoded:
- a CDS encoding MBOAT family O-acyltransferase translates to MHFNSLNYIFIFLPLVVAGWALLRTTAYGNLFIALVSLYFYASAELWYLLPLFATALLDYWIGQKVHDAKDRAWAKRMVVISIVANLALLAVFKYTTWLTTSLSGLLAPLGLTIPIILIVLPPAISFYTFQSMSYTIDIYRKEFHPYRNVVDYISFVTFFPHLVAGPIMRARDLLPQLARSRPLPSAQTVSLALFMILFGLFQKTVFADNAGGLVETVVQMMGPGAKTPLPPGIGLIFAYGFAIQIYCDFAAYSTIARGSAKLLNVELMRNFLTPYFSTNPSEFWRRWHISLSTWLRDYLYVPLGGNRGASWFVMRNLMLTMLLGGLWHGAGILFILWGAWHGLLLILYRLVPIDQWLARFGFAGKALAAFIFFHLVCIGWIFFRATPEQIGPIWSSILATPSIIPDLLQRYEQYMPASGAGYGAWSAFIGGVLRGLVSENWYLIVFGWGLVLFAAPVLVFDYLGRRRNEEFPDLFLRMNTVTRAVLALVFLYGIIFFARRQAGEFIYFAF, encoded by the coding sequence ATGCATTTCAATTCTCTGAATTACATCTTCATCTTTCTGCCGCTGGTCGTGGCCGGCTGGGCGCTGTTGCGCACGACAGCCTATGGCAACCTGTTTATCGCCCTGGTCAGCCTGTATTTCTATGCTTCGGCCGAGCTTTGGTACCTTCTTCCGCTCTTCGCGACGGCGCTGCTGGATTATTGGATCGGCCAGAAGGTCCATGATGCCAAAGACCGCGCCTGGGCCAAGCGGATGGTCGTCATCAGCATCGTCGCGAACCTCGCACTGCTGGCGGTGTTCAAGTACACGACTTGGCTGACGACCTCCCTCTCGGGCCTGCTTGCGCCGCTGGGGCTGACGATCCCGATCATCTTGATCGTTCTGCCGCCCGCGATCTCGTTTTATACATTCCAGTCGATGAGCTATACGATCGACATCTACCGGAAGGAGTTCCACCCCTACCGGAACGTTGTCGATTACATCTCCTTCGTCACCTTCTTCCCGCATCTGGTCGCGGGCCCGATCATGAGGGCGCGCGACCTGTTGCCGCAGCTGGCGCGATCGAGACCCCTGCCCAGTGCGCAGACCGTCTCTCTGGCACTCTTCATGATCCTGTTCGGCCTGTTCCAGAAGACGGTTTTCGCCGACAATGCCGGCGGGTTGGTCGAGACCGTGGTGCAGATGATGGGGCCGGGCGCGAAGACGCCGCTCCCCCCGGGCATCGGCCTGATCTTCGCCTATGGCTTTGCGATCCAGATCTACTGCGACTTCGCCGCCTATTCGACCATCGCGCGCGGCTCGGCGAAGCTGCTCAATGTCGAGTTGATGCGCAACTTCCTGACGCCCTATTTCTCGACGAACCCGTCCGAGTTCTGGCGGCGCTGGCACATCTCGCTGTCGACCTGGCTTCGCGACTACCTCTATGTGCCGCTCGGCGGCAACCGTGGCGCGTCTTGGTTCGTCATGCGGAACCTCATGCTCACGATGCTGCTCGGCGGGCTTTGGCACGGCGCCGGGATTCTCTTCATTCTCTGGGGCGCCTGGCACGGCCTCCTGCTGATCCTGTACCGGCTGGTGCCGATCGACCAGTGGCTGGCCCGGTTCGGCTTCGCGGGCAAGGCTCTGGCCGCCTTCATCTTCTTCCATCTGGTCTGCATCGGCTGGATCTTCTTCAGGGCGACGCCGGAACAGATCGGCCCGATCTGGTCCTCGATCCTTGCCACGCCCTCGATCATCCCGGATCTGCTGCAGCGCTATGAGCAGTACATGCCCGCCTCCGGCGCGGGCTATGGCGCCTGGAGCGCCTTCATCGGCGGCGTGCTCCGGGGGCTTGTGTCGGAAAATTGGTACCTGATCGTCTTCGGATGGGGGCTCGTGCTGTTTGCAGCTCCCGTGCTTGTGTTCGACTACCTCGGGCGTCGTCGCAACGAGGAGTTTCCCGATCTCTTCCTGAGAATGAATACGGTCACGCGTGCCGTTCTCGCGCTGGTGTTCCTCTACGGAATCATCTTCTTCGCCCGGAGGCAGGCTGGTGAATTCATCTATTTCGCATTTTAG
- a CDS encoding efflux RND transporter permease subunit, whose protein sequence is MMAKFFIERPVLANVIAVLIVILGLVALLRLPVAQYPNVVPPTVQVTARYPGASAAVIAREVALPIEQKVNGVEGMIYMSSTSTSDGLYTLTVTFAIGTDADKAQILVQNRVAAALPQLPSVVQTQGVQTNKRSTAILQIVALTSDRAGHDSLFLSNFATLNLLDEIARLPGVGAVNVFGAGQYAMRIWLDPQKMQLRGLLPSDIVNAVNQQNRSVASGQLGMAPTAGDQAFQTTLLTPGRLDEVEAFEAIIVRADGNRITRLRDVARVELGAQAYGQDFRLNGQPSAGLAIFQLPEANALEVAKLVQTRMTALSARFPEGMGWSVPFDTTRFVEASLGAVYKTLVEAAVLVLLVILIFLQDWRATLVPATTVPVTIIGAFAAMAALGFTVNISTLLAVVLAIGIVVDDAIVVVEGAAHHMERGLSPHDATVRAMEELIGPIMGITLVLMAVFLPAAFLPGLSGEIYQQFALVIAATALISAVNAVTLKPAQCALWLRAPKPVAQRAWIYRMFERGYGACERAYVGLVRRLVARSGVVFTVTLLLVGASVYALSRIPTSFLPVEDQGYMLVSVQLPDGASLSRTTAALDEVTRRARAVPGVDKVIAIAGLSALNDNASLANAGVAYVMLTDWKARRKGEDLLGLYGALNRAMADLEDGSALVLPPPPIQGIGNASGFTMKVELRDGSFDYAKLQRLADAIAERARAQNRFQAARNTFSAQAPQVELAIDRTKAEALGISFGAATDALGAYVGSAYVGQFSKGGRVFQVFVQAQAEARMEAEGLRTLKLRAKSGEMVPLGAIADIRPGIGPSLISFHNLYPAATLIGAPNRDVSSGEGLDILAEIARQTLPPGTGYEWAGLSYQEKELAGQVFLVYGLSLLLVYLVLAGQYESWIAPLGIILSVPLALLGTAGAMLALGLSSNLYTQIGLVLLIALSAKNAILIVGFARDLHLKQGRPLAEAAVEAARLRLRPIVMTSLAFILGLVPLVLASGAGANAQRSIGFATLTGMIGSTLLTVVVVPSLFVVLQKLESRWRRGADAPPVAGETALGTEPR, encoded by the coding sequence CTGATGGCCAAGTTCTTCATCGAGCGGCCGGTCCTGGCCAATGTCATCGCGGTCCTGATCGTCATTCTCGGGCTGGTGGCGCTGCTGCGGCTGCCGGTCGCGCAATATCCCAATGTCGTGCCGCCGACGGTGCAGGTCACGGCGCGCTATCCCGGCGCCAGTGCCGCCGTGATCGCCCGCGAGGTCGCGCTGCCGATCGAGCAGAAGGTCAACGGCGTCGAAGGCATGATCTACATGTCCTCGACCAGCACCAGCGACGGCCTCTACACGCTGACCGTGACCTTCGCGATCGGCACGGATGCCGACAAGGCGCAGATCCTGGTGCAGAACCGCGTCGCCGCGGCGCTGCCGCAGCTGCCCTCCGTCGTCCAGACGCAAGGAGTGCAGACCAACAAGCGCTCGACCGCGATCCTCCAGATCGTCGCGCTCACCTCCGACCGGGCCGGGCATGACAGCCTGTTCCTGTCGAATTTCGCGACGCTGAACCTGCTCGACGAGATCGCGCGGCTGCCGGGTGTCGGCGCCGTGAACGTCTTCGGCGCCGGGCAATATGCGATGCGGATCTGGCTCGATCCGCAGAAGATGCAGCTGCGCGGGCTGCTGCCCTCCGACATCGTCAATGCCGTCAACCAGCAGAACCGCTCGGTCGCCTCCGGCCAGCTCGGCATGGCTCCGACAGCCGGCGACCAGGCTTTCCAGACGACGCTGCTGACGCCCGGCCGGCTCGACGAGGTCGAGGCCTTCGAGGCGATCATCGTGCGGGCCGACGGCAACCGCATCACCCGCCTGCGCGACGTCGCCCGCGTCGAGCTCGGCGCCCAGGCCTATGGCCAGGATTTCCGCCTCAACGGCCAGCCCTCGGCCGGGCTCGCCATCTTCCAGCTGCCGGAGGCGAATGCGCTCGAGGTGGCGAAGCTCGTGCAGACGCGGATGACCGCGCTCTCGGCGCGCTTTCCCGAGGGGATGGGCTGGAGCGTGCCCTTCGACACGACGCGCTTCGTCGAAGCTTCGCTGGGCGCGGTCTACAAGACGCTGGTCGAGGCGGCGGTGCTGGTGTTGCTGGTGATCCTGATCTTCCTGCAGGACTGGCGCGCGACGCTGGTGCCAGCCACCACGGTGCCGGTGACGATCATCGGCGCCTTCGCGGCGATGGCGGCGCTCGGCTTCACCGTCAACATCTCGACGCTGCTGGCGGTCGTGCTGGCCATCGGCATCGTCGTCGACGACGCCATCGTCGTGGTCGAGGGCGCCGCCCATCACATGGAACGGGGCCTGAGCCCGCATGACGCGACGGTGCGGGCAATGGAGGAGCTGATCGGCCCGATCATGGGCATCACGCTCGTCTTGATGGCGGTGTTCCTGCCGGCCGCCTTCCTGCCGGGGCTGAGCGGCGAGATCTACCAGCAATTCGCCCTGGTGATCGCCGCCACCGCGCTGATCAGCGCCGTCAACGCGGTCACGCTGAAGCCCGCGCAATGCGCGCTCTGGCTGCGGGCGCCCAAGCCCGTCGCGCAGCGCGCCTGGATCTACCGGATGTTCGAGCGCGGCTACGGCGCCTGCGAGCGGGCCTATGTCGGGCTGGTGCGCCGGTTGGTCGCGCGCAGCGGGGTGGTTTTCACGGTGACGCTGCTGCTCGTCGGGGCCTCCGTCTACGCGCTGAGCCGCATCCCGACCTCCTTCCTGCCGGTCGAGGACCAGGGCTACATGCTGGTCTCGGTGCAACTGCCGGACGGGGCCTCGCTGTCGCGCACGACGGCGGCGCTCGACGAGGTCACCAGGCGGGCGCGCGCCGTGCCGGGCGTCGACAAGGTGATCGCGATCGCCGGCCTCTCGGCCCTCAACGACAATGCCAGCCTCGCCAATGCCGGCGTCGCCTATGTGATGCTGACCGACTGGAAGGCGCGCCGGAAGGGCGAGGATCTGCTCGGCCTCTACGGCGCGCTCAACCGGGCGATGGCCGATCTCGAGGATGGATCGGCGCTGGTGCTGCCGCCGCCGCCGATCCAGGGCATCGGCAATGCCTCGGGCTTCACCATGAAGGTCGAGCTGCGCGACGGCAGCTTCGACTACGCCAAGCTGCAGCGCCTCGCCGACGCGATCGCCGAGCGGGCCCGCGCGCAGAACCGCTTCCAGGCTGCGCGCAACACCTTCAGCGCCCAGGCGCCGCAGGTGGAACTGGCGATCGACCGCACCAAGGCCGAGGCGCTGGGGATCTCCTTCGGCGCCGCGACCGATGCACTCGGCGCCTATGTCGGCTCGGCCTATGTCGGCCAGTTCAGCAAGGGCGGCCGCGTCTTCCAGGTCTTTGTCCAGGCCCAGGCGGAGGCACGCATGGAGGCCGAGGGGCTGCGGACACTGAAGCTGCGGGCCAAGAGCGGCGAGATGGTGCCGCTCGGCGCCATCGCCGACATCCGCCCCGGCATCGGTCCGTCCCTGATCAGCTTCCACAATCTCTACCCGGCGGCGACGCTGATCGGCGCGCCCAACCGCGACGTCAGCTCGGGCGAGGGGCTCGACATCCTCGCCGAGATCGCGCGCCAGACGCTGCCGCCCGGCACGGGCTATGAATGGGCGGGGCTCTCCTATCAGGAGAAGGAGCTGGCCGGGCAGGTCTTCCTCGTCTACGGCTTGAGCCTGCTCCTGGTCTATCTCGTGCTCGCCGGCCAGTACGAGAGCTGGATCGCGCCGCTCGGCATCATCCTCTCCGTGCCGCTGGCGCTTCTGGGGACGGCGGGCGCGATGCTGGCGCTCGGACTCTCCAGCAATCTCTACACCCAGATCGGGCTCGTGCTGCTGATCGCGCTCTCGGCCAAGAATGCAATCCTGATCGTCGGCTTCGCCCGCGACCTGCATCTCAAGCAGGGACGGCCGCTGGCGGAGGCGGCGGTCGAGGCGGCGCGGCTGCGCCTGCGGCCGATCGTGATGACCTCGCTCGCCTTCATCCTCGGGCTGGTGCCGCTGGTGCTGGCGAGCGGGGCCGGCGCCAATGCGCAGCGCTCGATCGGCTTCGCCACGCTGACCGGCATGATCGGCTCGACCCTGCTGACCGTCGTGGTCGTGCCGTCGCTCTTCGTCGTGCTGCAGAAGCTGGAGAGCCGGTGGCGTCGCGGTGCCGATGCCCCGCCCGTTGCCGGTGAGACGGCGCTTGGCACGGAGCCTCGCTGA
- a CDS encoding efflux RND transporter periplasmic adaptor subunit: MIASLVSSRLTAVPVLLGLAATLAACNDKPAASAPPPAEVRVAPPVSRPVTRYLELTGQTAAAKRVDLVARVSGTLSEIRYSDGAAAKQGDVLFVIEPDNYRLNLQLAEAAEAQQKALLVQAEADLARQKQLAQRQAASEAALDSALSRRDSTAAAREQAAAQVAQAQLNLAYTEVKAPFDGIVSAHLVDQGALVGVGGPTLLASIVQSDPIKVRFSLDEQTVLRIREAMRQRGLTLAGLGSIPVEIGLDTDAGYPHLGQLDYVAPELDMGSGTLAVRASVPNPKGVLLPGLYVRVRLPLQKDVPSLLVPEAALGASQTGRYVLVVNGQDRVEQRPVEIGEASEGGLRVIRAGLSAGDRVVVGLMQNAIPGSRVRPVTDVAKAAR; encoded by the coding sequence ATGATCGCCTCGCTCGTCTCCTCACGGCTGACGGCTGTGCCCGTGCTGCTCGGCCTCGCCGCCACGCTGGCCGCCTGCAACGACAAGCCGGCCGCCTCCGCGCCGCCCCCGGCCGAGGTTCGCGTGGCGCCGCCGGTGTCGCGGCCGGTGACGCGCTATCTTGAGCTCACGGGCCAGACGGCAGCGGCGAAGCGGGTCGACCTCGTGGCGCGGGTCTCGGGCACGCTGAGCGAGATTCGCTACAGCGACGGCGCCGCCGCGAAGCAGGGCGACGTGCTCTTCGTGATCGAGCCGGACAATTACCGGCTGAACCTGCAACTGGCCGAGGCTGCCGAGGCCCAGCAAAAGGCGCTGCTGGTCCAGGCCGAGGCTGATCTCGCCCGCCAGAAGCAGCTCGCCCAGCGCCAGGCCGCCTCGGAGGCCGCGCTCGACAGTGCGCTCAGCCGGCGCGATTCGACCGCCGCCGCGCGCGAGCAGGCGGCCGCCCAGGTGGCGCAGGCGCAGCTCAACCTCGCCTATACGGAGGTCAAGGCACCCTTCGACGGCATCGTCTCGGCCCATCTCGTCGACCAGGGAGCGCTGGTCGGCGTCGGCGGGCCGACGCTGCTGGCCTCGATCGTCCAGAGCGACCCGATCAAGGTGCGCTTCTCGCTCGATGAGCAGACCGTGCTGCGGATTCGCGAGGCGATGCGCCAGCGCGGCCTGACGCTGGCCGGGCTCGGCAGCATTCCGGTCGAGATCGGGCTCGACACCGATGCCGGCTATCCGCATCTCGGCCAGCTCGACTATGTCGCGCCCGAACTCGACATGGGCAGCGGCACGCTGGCGGTCCGGGCCTCCGTGCCGAACCCCAAGGGCGTGCTGCTGCCGGGGCTCTATGTCAGGGTGCGGCTGCCGCTGCAGAAGGACGTGCCGTCCCTGCTCGTGCCGGAGGCGGCGCTCGGTGCCAGCCAGACCGGGCGCTATGTGCTGGTGGTCAACGGGCAGGACCGGGTCGAGCAGCGTCCGGTCGAAATCGGCGAGGCGAGCGAGGGCGGTCTGAGGGTCATCCGCGCCGGGCTCTCGGCGGGCGACCGCGTCGTCGTCGGCCTGATGCAGAACGCCATCCCCGGCAGCCGGGTGCGCCCCGTCACCGATGTCGCGAAGGCCGCGCGCTGA
- a CDS encoding alpha/beta hydrolase gives MRSGLGRIALMGAAWLALAAGGCAGPGRGLLVPVAKPPAEAKTRTVLAVTTRGPALDPPGHLFSGERGDAARYASLTLSLPKGRAPGSVPTDADSPDPDKHIALVEARELDATQFAGLARAELKTRRRALVFTHGYNTQFDEAVVRLAQIVDDTGYGGLPILFSWPSRGEVRDYGYDKDSANFSRDAMADLLARLARDPGIEGIDIFAHSMGNWLTMETLRQLSIAGDQKTLGRLGTIVLAAPDIDMDVFRTQIARLRPLTARIVLYASRDDYALDLSRRLFGGKIRAGANTDLSQFRALGIEAHDLSQVAGGLGRNHNKAFGDGTTIAAIGRAISQGAGSARQERSSLNERIETFGRSVTLLGDALIPGPPLGGSR, from the coding sequence GCCGGCCCCGGCCGCGGGCTGCTGGTGCCGGTGGCGAAGCCGCCGGCCGAGGCGAAGACCCGCACCGTGCTGGCGGTGACGACGCGGGGCCCGGCTCTCGATCCGCCGGGCCATCTCTTCTCGGGCGAGCGCGGCGACGCGGCGCGCTATGCCAGCCTCACCCTGTCGCTGCCGAAAGGACGAGCGCCGGGTTCGGTTCCGACCGATGCGGACAGTCCCGACCCCGACAAGCATATCGCGCTCGTCGAAGCGCGCGAGCTCGACGCGACCCAGTTCGCCGGGCTTGCCCGGGCCGAGCTGAAGACGCGGCGCCGGGCGCTGGTCTTCACCCATGGCTACAACACGCAATTCGACGAGGCGGTCGTGCGCCTCGCCCAGATCGTCGACGACACCGGCTATGGCGGCCTGCCGATCCTGTTCAGCTGGCCCTCGCGGGGCGAGGTCAGGGATTACGGCTACGACAAGGACTCCGCCAATTTCAGCCGGGACGCGATGGCCGATCTGCTGGCGCGGCTGGCGCGCGACCCGGGGATCGAGGGCATCGACATCTTCGCCCATTCGATGGGCAACTGGCTGACGATGGAGACGCTGCGGCAGCTCTCGATCGCGGGCGACCAGAAGACGCTGGGGCGTCTCGGCACGATCGTGCTGGCGGCGCCCGACATCGACATGGACGTGTTCCGCACCCAGATCGCGCGGCTGCGGCCGCTGACCGCCCGCATCGTGCTCTACGCGTCGCGCGACGACTATGCGCTCGACCTGTCGCGGCGGCTGTTCGGCGGCAAGATCCGGGCGGGCGCCAACACCGATCTCAGCCAGTTCCGCGCGCTCGGCATCGAGGCGCATGATCTGTCGCAGGTCGCCGGCGGCCTCGGCCGCAACCACAACAAGGCCTTCGGGGACGGCACGACCATTGCCGCGATCGGGCGGGCGATCTCCCAGGGTGCGGGGTCTGCCCGGCAGGAGAGATCGTCCCTGAACGAGCGCATCGAGACCTTCGGCCGCTCCGTGACGCTGCTGGGCGACGCCCTCATTCCCGGCCCACCCCTGGGAGGATCACGATGA